From the Dunckerocampus dactyliophorus isolate RoL2022-P2 chromosome 12, RoL_Ddac_1.1, whole genome shotgun sequence genome, one window contains:
- the rasgrp4 gene encoding RAS guanyl-releasing protein 4 isoform X1, whose protein sequence is MNRTKRKPNCESPNVLQSRKQVQRRRNTCPSPQDITRALQGPPSTPSASAASLDELILRCLNCFADSEGKLCSPRGSQTVHMTLMMHSWVVPSQTFAQKLLALYKACPPDKRGLRRGQVCHLVRTWIGQFPAVFEADPLLEQTMGDLWALVRSDGEETQLIDTSCLSPHANVSQAPSPSVKKRKVSLIFDHMEADEMAEHLSYLEFKNFCNVSFLDYRSYVVRGSVRDNPALERSVMMCNGVSQWVQLMILSRHTAQQRAQVFTKFIHVAQRLRALQNFNTLMAVTGGLCHSSISRLKDTYNLLPPDITKVLSEMTDLLSSRSNYSNYRRLYSECSGFKVPILGVHLKDLISLNEALPDYMDKDKINLSKLQHIYSNINELLALHSCTPPFEANKDLLHLLTLSLDLYYTEDEIYELSYAKEPKNPKIQPITPVKPPVVAEWGSGVTPRLDPNTISKHVKQTVDSIMKNYDHKQDGYISLEDFEKIAANFPFSFCTQETDRQGQISREEITSYFMRGMSVCAKLGYSFNDPHNFHETTYKRPTFCDTCGGFLWGVIKQGYHCKGCGMNCHKHCRDLVGMECVKKHKNTSGSCPCTPAPDSRAKGTAWSTEEEAFIFSHSNDVEHNKGAPIRKTTDSALSDRSTQTDPGMWTPEKKERRIHHPRQANTLPAERSRVSSMPVSFLQEKLEELQLSKEKSREPD, encoded by the exons ATGAACAGGACCAAGAG GAAGCCCAACTGTGAGAGCCCCAACGTGCTGCAGAGCAGGAAGCAGGTCCAGAGGAGGAGGAACACATGTCCCAGTCCTCAGGACATCACCCGGGCCCTGCAGGGCCCCCCTTCCACCCCCAGCGCCAGTGCGGCCAGCCTGGATGAGCTCATACTACGCTGCCTCAACTGCTTCG CAGATTCTGAGGGAAAGCTATGCAGCCCCCGAGGCTCCCAAACGGTCCACATGACCCTGATGATGCACAGCTGGGTGGTCCCGTCCCAGACGTTCGCACAGAAGCTCCTGGCCTT GTACAAGGCCTGCCCACCCGACAAAAGAGGACTGAGGCGGGGTCAAGTGTGCCACCTGGTCAG GACCTGGATCGGCCAGTTCCCTGCCGTGTTTGAGGCCGACCCCCTTCTGGAGCAGACCATGGGGGACCTGTGGGCGCTGGTCCGCTCAGACGGGGAGGAGACGCAGCTCATCGACACCTCCTGCTT aAGTCCTCACGCGAACGTGTCACAGGCTCCTTCACCCTCAGTGAAGAAGAGGAAAGTGTCTCTCATCTTCGACCACATGGAGGCGGATGAGATGGCCGAGCATCTCAGCTACTTGGAGTTCAAGAACTTCTGCAACGTTTCG TTCCTGGACTACCGCAGCTACGTGGTGCGGGGCTCGGTGAGGGACAACCCGGCGCTGGAGCGCTCGGTCATGATGTGCAACGGTGTGTCCCAGTGGGTCCAGCTGATGATCCTCAGCAGGCATACGGCCCAGCAGAGGGCGCAGGTCTTCACCAAGTTCATCCATGTGGCTCAG AGGCTTCGAGCTCTGCAGAACTTCAACACACTGATGGCCGTCACTGGAGGCCTCTGCCACAGCTCCATCTCCCGCCTCAAAGACACGTACAACCTGCTGCCTCCCGACATCACCAAG GTCCTGAGTGAGATGACAGATCTGCTGTCATCACGCAGCAACTACAGCAACTACCGGCGGCTCTACAGCGAGTGCAGCGGCTTCAAGGTGCCCATCCTGGGCGTGCACCTCAAGGACCTGATCTCCCTCAACGAGGCCCTGCCCGACTACATGGACAAGGACAAGATCAACCTGAGCAAGCTGCAGCACATCTACAGCAACATCAATGAGCTTCTGGCGCTGCACAGCTGCACGCCGCCCTTTGAGGCCAACAAGGACCTCCTGCACCTGCTGACG CTCTCCCTAGATCTCTACTACACCGAGGACGAGATCTATGAACTCTCTTACGCCAAGGAACCCAAGAACCCCAAGATACAG CCCATCACTCCAGTTAAACCGCCAGTGGTGGCAGAATGGGGGTCAGGGGTCACACCCCGCCTGGACCCCAACACCATATCGAAACACGTCAAACAGACAGTGGAT TCCATCATGAAGAACTACGACCACAAGCAGGACGGCTACATCTCACTGGAAGACTTTGAGAAAATAGCTGCCAACTTCCCCTTCTCCTTCTGCACGCAGGAAACTGACAG GCAGGGTCAAATCAGCCGCGAGGAGATCACGTCCTACTTCATGCGGGGGATGTCGGTGTGCGCCAAGCTGGGCTACAGCTTCAACGACCCTCACAACTTCCACGAGACCACCTACAAGAGACCCACCTTCTGCGACACCTGCGGGGGCTTT CTGTGGGGCGTCATCAAACAAGGCTACCACTGCAAAG GCTGCGGGATGAATTGCCACAAACACTGCAGGGATCTGGTGGGAATGGAGTGCGtgaagaaacacaaaaacaccagcGGATCCTGCCCGTGCACACCCGCCCCGGACTCTCGAGCGAAGGGGACCGCGTGGA GTACGGAGGAGGAGGCCTTCATCTTCTCCCACAGCAATGATGTGGAACACAACAAGGGCGCCCCCATCAGGAAGACTACAGACTCAGCGCTGTCGGACCGCTCCACTCAGACGGACCCTGGAATGTGGACCCCTGAGAAGAAGGAGCGCAGGATTCACCACCCCAGACAG gCCAACACGCTGCCTGCTGAGAGAAGTCGAGTCAGCTCCATGCCTGTCTCCTTCCTGCAGGAGAAGCTGGAGGAGCTGCAGCTCTCCAAGGAAAAGAGCCGGGAGCCAGACTGA
- the rasgrp4 gene encoding RAS guanyl-releasing protein 4 isoform X3 has product MNRTKRKPNCESPNVLQSRKQVQRRRNTCPSPQDITRALQGPPSTPSASAASLDELILRCLNCFADSEGKLCSPRGSQTVHMTLMMHSWVVPSQTFAQKLLALYKACPPDKRGLRRGQVCHLVRTWIGQFPAVFEADPLLEQTMGDLWALVRSDGEETQLIDTSCFPHANVSQAPSPSVKKRKVSLIFDHMEADEMAEHLSYLEFKNFCNVSFLDYRSYVVRGSVRDNPALERSVMMCNGVSQWVQLMILSRHTAQQRAQVFTKFIHVAQRLRALQNFNTLMAVTGGLCHSSISRLKDTYNLLPPDITKVLSEMTDLLSSRSNYSNYRRLYSECSGFKVPILGVHLKDLISLNEALPDYMDKDKINLSKLQHIYSNINELLALHSCTPPFEANKDLLHLLTLSLDLYYTEDEIYELSYAKEPKNPKIQPITPVKPPVVAEWGSGVTPRLDPNTISKHVKQTVDSIMKNYDHKQDGYISLEDFEKIAANFPFSFCTQETDRQGQISREEITSYFMRGMSVCAKLGYSFNDPHNFHETTYKRPTFCDTCGGFLWGVIKQGYHCKGCGMNCHKHCRDLVGMECVKKHKNTSGSCPCTPAPDSRAKGTAWSTEEEAFIFSHSNDVEHNKGAPIRKTTDSALSDRSTQTDPGMWTPEKKERRIHHPRQANTLPAERSRVSSMPVSFLQEKLEELQLSKEKSREPD; this is encoded by the exons ATGAACAGGACCAAGAG GAAGCCCAACTGTGAGAGCCCCAACGTGCTGCAGAGCAGGAAGCAGGTCCAGAGGAGGAGGAACACATGTCCCAGTCCTCAGGACATCACCCGGGCCCTGCAGGGCCCCCCTTCCACCCCCAGCGCCAGTGCGGCCAGCCTGGATGAGCTCATACTACGCTGCCTCAACTGCTTCG CAGATTCTGAGGGAAAGCTATGCAGCCCCCGAGGCTCCCAAACGGTCCACATGACCCTGATGATGCACAGCTGGGTGGTCCCGTCCCAGACGTTCGCACAGAAGCTCCTGGCCTT GTACAAGGCCTGCCCACCCGACAAAAGAGGACTGAGGCGGGGTCAAGTGTGCCACCTGGTCAG GACCTGGATCGGCCAGTTCCCTGCCGTGTTTGAGGCCGACCCCCTTCTGGAGCAGACCATGGGGGACCTGTGGGCGCTGGTCCGCTCAGACGGGGAGGAGACGCAGCTCATCGACACCTCCTGCTT TCCTCACGCGAACGTGTCACAGGCTCCTTCACCCTCAGTGAAGAAGAGGAAAGTGTCTCTCATCTTCGACCACATGGAGGCGGATGAGATGGCCGAGCATCTCAGCTACTTGGAGTTCAAGAACTTCTGCAACGTTTCG TTCCTGGACTACCGCAGCTACGTGGTGCGGGGCTCGGTGAGGGACAACCCGGCGCTGGAGCGCTCGGTCATGATGTGCAACGGTGTGTCCCAGTGGGTCCAGCTGATGATCCTCAGCAGGCATACGGCCCAGCAGAGGGCGCAGGTCTTCACCAAGTTCATCCATGTGGCTCAG AGGCTTCGAGCTCTGCAGAACTTCAACACACTGATGGCCGTCACTGGAGGCCTCTGCCACAGCTCCATCTCCCGCCTCAAAGACACGTACAACCTGCTGCCTCCCGACATCACCAAG GTCCTGAGTGAGATGACAGATCTGCTGTCATCACGCAGCAACTACAGCAACTACCGGCGGCTCTACAGCGAGTGCAGCGGCTTCAAGGTGCCCATCCTGGGCGTGCACCTCAAGGACCTGATCTCCCTCAACGAGGCCCTGCCCGACTACATGGACAAGGACAAGATCAACCTGAGCAAGCTGCAGCACATCTACAGCAACATCAATGAGCTTCTGGCGCTGCACAGCTGCACGCCGCCCTTTGAGGCCAACAAGGACCTCCTGCACCTGCTGACG CTCTCCCTAGATCTCTACTACACCGAGGACGAGATCTATGAACTCTCTTACGCCAAGGAACCCAAGAACCCCAAGATACAG CCCATCACTCCAGTTAAACCGCCAGTGGTGGCAGAATGGGGGTCAGGGGTCACACCCCGCCTGGACCCCAACACCATATCGAAACACGTCAAACAGACAGTGGAT TCCATCATGAAGAACTACGACCACAAGCAGGACGGCTACATCTCACTGGAAGACTTTGAGAAAATAGCTGCCAACTTCCCCTTCTCCTTCTGCACGCAGGAAACTGACAG GCAGGGTCAAATCAGCCGCGAGGAGATCACGTCCTACTTCATGCGGGGGATGTCGGTGTGCGCCAAGCTGGGCTACAGCTTCAACGACCCTCACAACTTCCACGAGACCACCTACAAGAGACCCACCTTCTGCGACACCTGCGGGGGCTTT CTGTGGGGCGTCATCAAACAAGGCTACCACTGCAAAG GCTGCGGGATGAATTGCCACAAACACTGCAGGGATCTGGTGGGAATGGAGTGCGtgaagaaacacaaaaacaccagcGGATCCTGCCCGTGCACACCCGCCCCGGACTCTCGAGCGAAGGGGACCGCGTGGA GTACGGAGGAGGAGGCCTTCATCTTCTCCCACAGCAATGATGTGGAACACAACAAGGGCGCCCCCATCAGGAAGACTACAGACTCAGCGCTGTCGGACCGCTCCACTCAGACGGACCCTGGAATGTGGACCCCTGAGAAGAAGGAGCGCAGGATTCACCACCCCAGACAG gCCAACACGCTGCCTGCTGAGAGAAGTCGAGTCAGCTCCATGCCTGTCTCCTTCCTGCAGGAGAAGCTGGAGGAGCTGCAGCTCTCCAAGGAAAAGAGCCGGGAGCCAGACTGA
- the rasgrp4 gene encoding RAS guanyl-releasing protein 4 isoform X4: MNRTKRKPNCESPNVLQSRKQVQRRRNTCPSPQDITRALQGPPSTPSASAASLDELILRCLNCFADSEGKLCSPRGSQTVHMTLMMHSWVVPSQTFAQKLLALYKACPPDKRGLRRGQVCHLVRTWIGQFPAVFEADPLLEQTMGDLWALVRSDGEETQLIDTSCLSPHANVSQAPSPSVKKRKVSLIFDHMEADEMAEHLSYLEFKNFCNVSFLDYRSYVVRGSVRDNPALERSVMMCNGVSQWVQLMILSRHTAQQRAQVFTKFIHVAQRLRALQNFNTLMAVTGGLCHSSISRLKDTYNLLPPDITKVLSEMTDLLSSRSNYSNYRRLYSECSGFKVPILGVHLKDLISLNEALPDYMDKDKINLSKLQHIYSNINELLALHSCTPPFEANKDLLHLLTLSLDLYYTEDEIYELSYAKEPKNPKIQPITPVKPPVVAEWGSGVTPRLDPNTISKHVKQTVDSIMKNYDHKQDGYISLEDFEKIAANFPFSFCTQETDRQGQISREEITSYFMRGMSVCAKLGYSFNDPHNFHETTYKRPTFCDTCGGFLWGVIKQGYHCKGCGMNCHKHCRDLVGMECVKKHKNTSGSCPCTPAPDSRAKGTAWSTEEEAFIFSHSNDVEHNKGAPIRKTTDSALSDRSTQTDPGMWTPEKKERRIHHPRQEKLEELQLSKEKSREPD; this comes from the exons ATGAACAGGACCAAGAG GAAGCCCAACTGTGAGAGCCCCAACGTGCTGCAGAGCAGGAAGCAGGTCCAGAGGAGGAGGAACACATGTCCCAGTCCTCAGGACATCACCCGGGCCCTGCAGGGCCCCCCTTCCACCCCCAGCGCCAGTGCGGCCAGCCTGGATGAGCTCATACTACGCTGCCTCAACTGCTTCG CAGATTCTGAGGGAAAGCTATGCAGCCCCCGAGGCTCCCAAACGGTCCACATGACCCTGATGATGCACAGCTGGGTGGTCCCGTCCCAGACGTTCGCACAGAAGCTCCTGGCCTT GTACAAGGCCTGCCCACCCGACAAAAGAGGACTGAGGCGGGGTCAAGTGTGCCACCTGGTCAG GACCTGGATCGGCCAGTTCCCTGCCGTGTTTGAGGCCGACCCCCTTCTGGAGCAGACCATGGGGGACCTGTGGGCGCTGGTCCGCTCAGACGGGGAGGAGACGCAGCTCATCGACACCTCCTGCTT aAGTCCTCACGCGAACGTGTCACAGGCTCCTTCACCCTCAGTGAAGAAGAGGAAAGTGTCTCTCATCTTCGACCACATGGAGGCGGATGAGATGGCCGAGCATCTCAGCTACTTGGAGTTCAAGAACTTCTGCAACGTTTCG TTCCTGGACTACCGCAGCTACGTGGTGCGGGGCTCGGTGAGGGACAACCCGGCGCTGGAGCGCTCGGTCATGATGTGCAACGGTGTGTCCCAGTGGGTCCAGCTGATGATCCTCAGCAGGCATACGGCCCAGCAGAGGGCGCAGGTCTTCACCAAGTTCATCCATGTGGCTCAG AGGCTTCGAGCTCTGCAGAACTTCAACACACTGATGGCCGTCACTGGAGGCCTCTGCCACAGCTCCATCTCCCGCCTCAAAGACACGTACAACCTGCTGCCTCCCGACATCACCAAG GTCCTGAGTGAGATGACAGATCTGCTGTCATCACGCAGCAACTACAGCAACTACCGGCGGCTCTACAGCGAGTGCAGCGGCTTCAAGGTGCCCATCCTGGGCGTGCACCTCAAGGACCTGATCTCCCTCAACGAGGCCCTGCCCGACTACATGGACAAGGACAAGATCAACCTGAGCAAGCTGCAGCACATCTACAGCAACATCAATGAGCTTCTGGCGCTGCACAGCTGCACGCCGCCCTTTGAGGCCAACAAGGACCTCCTGCACCTGCTGACG CTCTCCCTAGATCTCTACTACACCGAGGACGAGATCTATGAACTCTCTTACGCCAAGGAACCCAAGAACCCCAAGATACAG CCCATCACTCCAGTTAAACCGCCAGTGGTGGCAGAATGGGGGTCAGGGGTCACACCCCGCCTGGACCCCAACACCATATCGAAACACGTCAAACAGACAGTGGAT TCCATCATGAAGAACTACGACCACAAGCAGGACGGCTACATCTCACTGGAAGACTTTGAGAAAATAGCTGCCAACTTCCCCTTCTCCTTCTGCACGCAGGAAACTGACAG GCAGGGTCAAATCAGCCGCGAGGAGATCACGTCCTACTTCATGCGGGGGATGTCGGTGTGCGCCAAGCTGGGCTACAGCTTCAACGACCCTCACAACTTCCACGAGACCACCTACAAGAGACCCACCTTCTGCGACACCTGCGGGGGCTTT CTGTGGGGCGTCATCAAACAAGGCTACCACTGCAAAG GCTGCGGGATGAATTGCCACAAACACTGCAGGGATCTGGTGGGAATGGAGTGCGtgaagaaacacaaaaacaccagcGGATCCTGCCCGTGCACACCCGCCCCGGACTCTCGAGCGAAGGGGACCGCGTGGA GTACGGAGGAGGAGGCCTTCATCTTCTCCCACAGCAATGATGTGGAACACAACAAGGGCGCCCCCATCAGGAAGACTACAGACTCAGCGCTGTCGGACCGCTCCACTCAGACGGACCCTGGAATGTGGACCCCTGAGAAGAAGGAGCGCAGGATTCACCACCCCAGACAG GAGAAGCTGGAGGAGCTGCAGCTCTCCAAGGAAAAGAGCCGGGAGCCAGACTGA
- the rasgrp4 gene encoding RAS guanyl-releasing protein 4 isoform X2 encodes MNRTKRKPNCESPNVLQSRKQVQRRRNTCPSPQDITRALQGPPSTPSASAASLDELILRCLNCFDSEGKLCSPRGSQTVHMTLMMHSWVVPSQTFAQKLLALYKACPPDKRGLRRGQVCHLVRTWIGQFPAVFEADPLLEQTMGDLWALVRSDGEETQLIDTSCLSPHANVSQAPSPSVKKRKVSLIFDHMEADEMAEHLSYLEFKNFCNVSFLDYRSYVVRGSVRDNPALERSVMMCNGVSQWVQLMILSRHTAQQRAQVFTKFIHVAQRLRALQNFNTLMAVTGGLCHSSISRLKDTYNLLPPDITKVLSEMTDLLSSRSNYSNYRRLYSECSGFKVPILGVHLKDLISLNEALPDYMDKDKINLSKLQHIYSNINELLALHSCTPPFEANKDLLHLLTLSLDLYYTEDEIYELSYAKEPKNPKIQPITPVKPPVVAEWGSGVTPRLDPNTISKHVKQTVDSIMKNYDHKQDGYISLEDFEKIAANFPFSFCTQETDRQGQISREEITSYFMRGMSVCAKLGYSFNDPHNFHETTYKRPTFCDTCGGFLWGVIKQGYHCKGCGMNCHKHCRDLVGMECVKKHKNTSGSCPCTPAPDSRAKGTAWSTEEEAFIFSHSNDVEHNKGAPIRKTTDSALSDRSTQTDPGMWTPEKKERRIHHPRQANTLPAERSRVSSMPVSFLQEKLEELQLSKEKSREPD; translated from the exons ATGAACAGGACCAAGAG GAAGCCCAACTGTGAGAGCCCCAACGTGCTGCAGAGCAGGAAGCAGGTCCAGAGGAGGAGGAACACATGTCCCAGTCCTCAGGACATCACCCGGGCCCTGCAGGGCCCCCCTTCCACCCCCAGCGCCAGTGCGGCCAGCCTGGATGAGCTCATACTACGCTGCCTCAACTGCTTCG ATTCTGAGGGAAAGCTATGCAGCCCCCGAGGCTCCCAAACGGTCCACATGACCCTGATGATGCACAGCTGGGTGGTCCCGTCCCAGACGTTCGCACAGAAGCTCCTGGCCTT GTACAAGGCCTGCCCACCCGACAAAAGAGGACTGAGGCGGGGTCAAGTGTGCCACCTGGTCAG GACCTGGATCGGCCAGTTCCCTGCCGTGTTTGAGGCCGACCCCCTTCTGGAGCAGACCATGGGGGACCTGTGGGCGCTGGTCCGCTCAGACGGGGAGGAGACGCAGCTCATCGACACCTCCTGCTT aAGTCCTCACGCGAACGTGTCACAGGCTCCTTCACCCTCAGTGAAGAAGAGGAAAGTGTCTCTCATCTTCGACCACATGGAGGCGGATGAGATGGCCGAGCATCTCAGCTACTTGGAGTTCAAGAACTTCTGCAACGTTTCG TTCCTGGACTACCGCAGCTACGTGGTGCGGGGCTCGGTGAGGGACAACCCGGCGCTGGAGCGCTCGGTCATGATGTGCAACGGTGTGTCCCAGTGGGTCCAGCTGATGATCCTCAGCAGGCATACGGCCCAGCAGAGGGCGCAGGTCTTCACCAAGTTCATCCATGTGGCTCAG AGGCTTCGAGCTCTGCAGAACTTCAACACACTGATGGCCGTCACTGGAGGCCTCTGCCACAGCTCCATCTCCCGCCTCAAAGACACGTACAACCTGCTGCCTCCCGACATCACCAAG GTCCTGAGTGAGATGACAGATCTGCTGTCATCACGCAGCAACTACAGCAACTACCGGCGGCTCTACAGCGAGTGCAGCGGCTTCAAGGTGCCCATCCTGGGCGTGCACCTCAAGGACCTGATCTCCCTCAACGAGGCCCTGCCCGACTACATGGACAAGGACAAGATCAACCTGAGCAAGCTGCAGCACATCTACAGCAACATCAATGAGCTTCTGGCGCTGCACAGCTGCACGCCGCCCTTTGAGGCCAACAAGGACCTCCTGCACCTGCTGACG CTCTCCCTAGATCTCTACTACACCGAGGACGAGATCTATGAACTCTCTTACGCCAAGGAACCCAAGAACCCCAAGATACAG CCCATCACTCCAGTTAAACCGCCAGTGGTGGCAGAATGGGGGTCAGGGGTCACACCCCGCCTGGACCCCAACACCATATCGAAACACGTCAAACAGACAGTGGAT TCCATCATGAAGAACTACGACCACAAGCAGGACGGCTACATCTCACTGGAAGACTTTGAGAAAATAGCTGCCAACTTCCCCTTCTCCTTCTGCACGCAGGAAACTGACAG GCAGGGTCAAATCAGCCGCGAGGAGATCACGTCCTACTTCATGCGGGGGATGTCGGTGTGCGCCAAGCTGGGCTACAGCTTCAACGACCCTCACAACTTCCACGAGACCACCTACAAGAGACCCACCTTCTGCGACACCTGCGGGGGCTTT CTGTGGGGCGTCATCAAACAAGGCTACCACTGCAAAG GCTGCGGGATGAATTGCCACAAACACTGCAGGGATCTGGTGGGAATGGAGTGCGtgaagaaacacaaaaacaccagcGGATCCTGCCCGTGCACACCCGCCCCGGACTCTCGAGCGAAGGGGACCGCGTGGA GTACGGAGGAGGAGGCCTTCATCTTCTCCCACAGCAATGATGTGGAACACAACAAGGGCGCCCCCATCAGGAAGACTACAGACTCAGCGCTGTCGGACCGCTCCACTCAGACGGACCCTGGAATGTGGACCCCTGAGAAGAAGGAGCGCAGGATTCACCACCCCAGACAG gCCAACACGCTGCCTGCTGAGAGAAGTCGAGTCAGCTCCATGCCTGTCTCCTTCCTGCAGGAGAAGCTGGAGGAGCTGCAGCTCTCCAAGGAAAAGAGCCGGGAGCCAGACTGA